tgaACTTTTATGATAGTTCGAGGGTATAAATAGAATGATTCCAAATGGAGGGCGACTGCTAACCGGCAGGCGCGCACACTTCCGCAGCTATCAGCCTCTCATGTGTGCCACTAAGAAACAGCGCGAGATGAGCAACGTGGGCTGATACCTGAGAGCAGGATCTCAGCTCAAATTGACTACCGGTAGCGTTCGAGCTGTCCAGGATGGATGGAGCCCGCGGACCTCTCGTGCATTCAGATGAGCGAGTCTACGTGCTAGTATACAAGTTATATGCATCTGTACTGCAGTCTGAATATACAATTATATATACATTACAAGCGCTAGCGACGGAAGTGCAATAATGCTGGTTGCCGTTTAAGTGAGCAGTGTGCTTGCATGGTTGCTTTTGTTACAATTTTATGGGTTACAATATAACAACCACTTTTCATGTCAGGATGATCATGAACCTTAGTTAATACACATTATTAAGAAGCACATCTATGCATTTCTCCACCGTGACCGCAACCAAGATCTCCAAATACCACAAGACATTTTGATTAAACAAGAAATTTGGTATTAGGTACGTAGGGAATTGGACAATGCTATAATTGTGTGTATTTCAAGCACAATATTGTTCTAGCAACTCCTGCAGTTTGTTGATTGGTCACTGAACTTTCAAAGTATCACGGATTTCTTTTCCTGCTACAAAGATGCGAGGCTGTCCTTTGGCAACACCTGGATAATGTAATAAGATGAAGAAATTAGTCCACATCACCATGTGTGTTTATGCTATCATTAACTAGTAAAAAGTGACATTCAATTGGAAATTCTACCATAACTAGAAAGCACCAATGTTTTATTTGGCTATTCAAATAAATATTGCATGGACAGTGCTTATAAGTCACATATATGCTAGCCATCACATATTCTTAAAAGCATAATTTTACTGAATGTAGCGTAGGGAGACTCTTTAGACTTTAGTTAGCTGGCTATATCAAGATCAAACGGTTTTGAAAAAGTAGTACCAGAGAAAGCACATGACCTTTGGAATTCAGAATATGCTCTGGGCATATCCCAGTTATATGTTCATTTAATAATAATGATACGAAACACTTAAAAAAACTAGACAAAGGGGGAGACCCACTCAGGAGTTTGTACAAATATACTTTgtccgttccaaattattagtcgttttggcttttctagttGCATAATTTTTGTTATGCGTGtaaatatattatatatatatatatatttatctacACTCGTGTGTAGATATTCTCACCATTATTATACCATCGTGCATATGTTCACATActtatttatcactttgagtatgttTATATACTTATTCTAAGATAATTCAAAGAGATATAtacgaaaaatttcaaaagcacccctattttttaaatatattataattataccttagtactagtatataaaaattagtatatcCACGTACTCtatgtatggtcacatactCAATGTATATACCATTAcagatggtctagtatgatcacatacacCTCGTACGTACCTTTCGTTGGGTCATATACATCCTATATCATGAGATACACATATAGGAGTAGCTACAAGTACGTGTAGAATtgatttttcatatatatatatatatatatatatatatatatatattacatcTAGGCGCGTGCATATTAAAATCTATGCATCTAGAAAAactaaaacgactaataattttgGATGGAGAGAGTAAGAAGGTACCATGCTTCAAGCACAGGTCGCAAGCCGCAACGTGGAGTTTCTTACCGGAGTCTAATGCTCTAACTGTCGAGAAGCTTGGCTATATTGCTGAATATATATCACTATCAACTTAAAATGCATGCTAAAGTGAAATAAATAATAGACTCACTAACCTTTAGTTACTTCCCCGTTCAGAGCTCTACAGGGAAAGGACCTCGCCATGCTCCTGCAGTGCGCCAATACTTTTTTCTACAGTGTTTGAGAAATTAGGATTGTGGGAGGACGAAATTAACGATTGAGTATACAGGGTTAGGGACTTGGGAGGGGATCATGAGCTCACACGGTGATGATATGTAGCATAATCTTGATGATTAAAATTGGCACAGCTGTACATACCGGTCAGACCGGTGTGCACAGACTGGTCAAACCGGTTTAGGTGACTTTGCCAAAAAAAATTTGACTTCTCCATTGCATAGCTCTTGTTGAGATTATCAAAATGTATATATAGAACGCTAGATTTGGAGTTCGGATGAGAGAGTTATGACTTCGGGAAGATTTGacccagatcggaccggtcggACCTGTTGAGTAGGACGGTTAGACCGGTTTTGGCTGCAGTCCGAGTTAGAAGTTGTATTTTGATACGAGATGTACTAGGATTTCAACTTCTAATGGGGTAAGAACTCCCCTCTCTATTTATAAAGGGCCACGGCCAATTGAGGGTATGCAATCGATCAAAAACATATCAATCTATTACTTTTTATCCTTTCACCTTCTTCAAATCCTAACTTTTCCAACCCCAATACGTTATTCTTTCTTCATCTCTATCACGTTTGAGGACGCTCTAGATAGCGTACCGATCATAGAGCAACCCAAGGTGCGTCTGCCCCGACCGGATCTCTCCCGGACGGGCGCTCCTTAGATCCTCGTCGGGCTGCCCCGACAAGACCGGTCTGACCGGTTCATGCAGCGGCGCTACGAGATGTGCCCCTGTGCACTGCACGTTGAGTACTCGATATTTGGCGCGACATGTTTTCGCATTAACACAGAGTCGTCTCGCAACCTCCATAACATGGAGACGGGAAGGTAGCAATTGCTTGCGTGGTTGGTGCACAGATCGCCAGGCCAGAGATGGCAGGGGAGCCATCCTGTTCGTACATATGCAGTGTGCCTGATGCAGCCAACGCTGCTGCCACAGCTAGCGGCTACGGCTAAACCAAATTGTTGGATCTGCAGGCGCCATTAGGAGGAAGAGTTGCGCGGAGATATGGCTTGGTAGGTGGCTTGTGTAGTAATTAGGTTTGTCAAGGATGATTAATTTCAAGGCTGTAGTAGCAATTCCAGGAGAGAAAACTTAACAGTAAATTGCTCTCTAAGAATGCCATAAAAAATTATGATAAAATAAGCTTCATGCTACTGATGGTCATACAACACTCAACTGTGTATTTGCATTCCATTTCTAGTTCATGTGCTGATTGGCAAGAATTCCCTGAAAGACTTTATGGTTATAACGTGATGTCCCAGAACTTGAAAACTGAAAAGGAGTTAcaacatttatatatataggcCTCTCTCAGAAGTTGAAAATTAAAAAGGAGATAcaacatttatatatataggtCTCGGTCGAATTCCGCAGTAGCAAATTAAGCAATCAAATCTAGAAAAATAAAAACTTTTTAAATAAATAAACATAAGTCTACTATTAACAAATAAAAACTTCAAAGTAACACGAAACAATATAATTTATAGTGATCATATTAACTGGCCAAGGGTACACGCATACATCTGGATAAAGATGAGCACATACAGGTAGGAACATGGCATCCATCGTGTGGTTACTTTTATTGTaacaaagaaaaagaaagagcacGCACATACATATATAAGATGACACGCTGGCTTGCATCTGGCCCATGAGATCCTATTTCTGGACTACCATCCATCATGATGAGACCTTGGCCTTCGACAACAAATCTCATGGCATCCACATGCATGATTATGCATCAACGGACGCGATGCGGGTATCCCCATTGCAGAAACGGTCACATGCATCACTGCAGCGTTCCATGTCGATTTTCATCTCTTCTTCGCCAACAAATTCTAGAGCTAAAATGGTATAGCATGTCTTAATAACAAATCTTTTCAGATTTCTAGAAAATAACTAAAATTATCCTCGATGAATTTACCTTCGTTCATGGTGTCGCACATAGAAGACACACATCCCAAGTTGCAGTACTCAATGGCATCTGGTTCACCTGCCAAACAATTAAGCAGCTAGCTTAGTATGTAAATAAGTTCTTATCCGTGAGAAATAataaacaagcaagatggaaaTAGTGTGTTTTCTCTTTACCGGAGTTTGGGAGAAGGTTCAATTTAGGGAAACTAGGTGGGCATATAGTGCCATTTATGAATTTACAGCCACATGTTTTTGCACAGACTGGCCGGGGAAATCTCAGACGACGACATATGTTGTAGCAGTTTCTTGCCAGGGTGCTCTTGCAGCAACTCTTGCCCTCCACTTGCAAGATTATCCCTAGTATCAGCAAACACATGATTACACTCTTAAGACCCTTGCTCCCCATATCTTTCTGGCTTTCTTGCAAAGCACAAAGAAATGACTTGGGTTATTGGCACTGAAGAGAAGAGAACCACATGGCTCCTATTTATAGGGAAAATAGATGATGGTGTGTGGTTGTTTGAACTGATGAATTTTATGTGCATGCCTTGAGGTGACACTATCCGTGTAAACTCAAGACATCATCGGGTTTGGTACAATTCCACATGATGGCAAAGGAATGTGTATGATAGATGATCACCTATCGCTTTTATTTTAAATAAACTGGCTGCTATGATACGCAGAATCATAATATAGCATCCAAGTTGGAGCCACCAATGGAAACCCTATTTAATGTGCTGCCAACACGCGTAGGCAGGATTTACCTTATCCCTCTTTGACTGAGCGCATGCACATACCGCACCCGCCACCACCACATACACAAAGGAGTACACACCAAAACTCAACCCCATCGAGTGTTGTGACCCCTGCCATGCTCAGCTTCTCCCAGACCAACAACGTAACCTAAATAAAACCTCACATCTCTCATGTAAATCTTGTCTAGACAAATAATTAAGTTCACAAATTGTGTTATGATATTTTTATTAACAAATGATTTTAAAGTAATCAATTAATATTCTTAAATAAACTGTAATATTTTTTAACTATTCTTCATCAGATAAGATATGTTAAGTATGTTCTGGTGAAAGAATAAGACATGCTTTGTGAACAATAGCTACCGAATGACAACCTTCAGAGTAGTGGTTGCCTGGGCCACCATATTATCTGTATATGCTTGATGCTTCCATAGTTCCATGGTACTAGAGGGATAAATATTGCAAGCCAATTGGTAAAATTAAAAATAAGGAATTGGCAATCTTCTGCTTGTAAAAACATTATGATTATTGCATCGTAAAGAAATATCATTCTGACATAGCCATGTAGGCTAAACCAATGCAAAAAACAGCAGCTGCTCCTTTAAGTGTCATCAATAGTACCTGTGTGGGGTCAGAAACTTGCAAAATGTAGCAATCGAGCTTTACAATTGACTTATTTTCTAGAAAGTATTTTATCAATTGTATCATAACAGAGGCTGTTTGCACGCATATAGAAGCTATTTGTTTGTCAAGCACATCTGTTTGTGAGGGAAGCTTTTTTTTCACGAATGTGCCTTGGAATGTGTTTCTTAAAAAGCTAAGATGAAGAATGATGTGACCGTACAATGATGCATTCCGAGCTAGTAAAAACAGATCATGAGTGTTCAAAGAAGAGTATTACATAAGAAAAGATTAGCACGACATAAGAGCGAACCGCAAAGTCATATAAGCATGGATAGCAACTCAAGATGACGATTCCCCGCCAAAATCTACTGCTGGCCCTCCTCTCTGATCCGCTAGAACAGCATGACCCGCATTTTAGCTACTCTATTGAATACCCGCTGATTCTTCTCCTTCCAAATCATCCAAATATATCAAAAGCATTAGGAGTCAAATACCTTGCGGCATTGCTTTGTATTTTTTGTTGTGAGCTCAACCACCACCCAGGTATCTGCGAGTCAGATGTAGGTAGCATGTGGAGCAAACCCAGAGTGTCAGgtccggggctacgggactatgtacatgGAAATAATATTCTAGAATAGGGGATGGGACAATATCTCATGTCGAGCAAACCCAGAGTACGAAGCAATCGTGCCCAAATTTTATTTGTTATAGAAGTTGTTAATATGTCATACTTATTTGTACTTGAATATTTACAATGAGCTCAGCTTCCCAAATATAAAAGTTGTTCCTTCCTTGgtctattcaaattcaaatagtTCATCCATGTATGATGTGGGTATAACTAATCTAAAAATATTTTACCACATGTTCAAATAACCTTGTACCTGATTATTCCAACTTGCAAAGGCAAGTTTAATGTTTTTATTACTATATTGTATAATAATATAGCCATTTACTGATTGTTACCATTGATTCTAGATGCCAAACAGGCATGTGACGCTTAGCCATTCTCTTGTTTTTTTTGTTATCAGCTTTAGTTGTAACAAAAACATGGTTCTAGGTCCAAAATGTTGGCTACCACATACTCATAGGTTGCTAGTTTCATTCCATGTTTGATCTTCAATTGTCTTCGTTGTTTTCTTTTGCTGGTCTAGCAACAATTGGGATGGGTGCACATATAGCTAACTGCTAATATGGTAGTGTACGTGAGCTCATTTACCTAATGAGAGCATTTCTTTATGATGTCCCTGCTATCTTAAATAAAAGCATTCTATTTATCTAGTCAACTATAAGCATTGCTGCATTATATTGGTCCCTAGAGTTAAACAAGAGAACTTCTTTAGGTTGCCTTCAAATATAATGCATGACTTATATAAATTGAAGGGTAATTAAGATGGAGCGTGGTTGTGATAGGCTACCTGTTCTTGACTTGATCTTACTGACCAGCAACTAGCAAATTTTTGTGAAGAGTAGTTAAGACGGCTCCATCTCAGCCAATGGAAGAAAATGGACAAGACTTCAGTGGAGAccaaataaaatatatatatatataggcatAATTGTTGAGAGTATGGCTGCAATTGGACCAGCTATGCTAAGTCAATGTTCTTTAATATGGCTGCTAAGAGTATGATCTATCTCATCACCTAATGACATTATCTCTTGACATATGGTTTTCTTTATCCAAAAGATAACGTATTTGGCAAAATACAAAAGAAAAATAAGTCAAAATAAGACTTGGTATCATGCATGCATGAGACGACTCCTACTAGGTAGTTGTACCTTATGGCAGATAAATCATAAGCTATGTATGGGTAGGTAAACAGTTGATATTAATTATCATAGGTGACATAATACATAATATGTTACATACAGCACAAAGAAAAGGCGGTGCGTGCATGGCGCTGGCTACCTGTTCTCAACTTTGATCTTATCCAGCAGTACAAGTCAACAATAATTTCGTAAGGGCTAACATGCATTCAGATTTCTACATGGCAGTAATATAGTGGATGATGACTTGGCAATGACTTCGTGACAACCAATGCAAGTATATAGGTCTTAAATTTTTCagagctttcattttctagggATTGCAAAGTTCGGTTGCATATCTATACGGTGATCTACTTTGCATATAGGAGTATGTACTTATTGTCAAGTCGttacatatatatattatgTCTAGACGTGTGCATATTAAAATCTATGCATCCAGAAAAcctaaaacgactaataatttgggatgGAGAGAGTAAGAAGTTAGCCTGGGCATAAAACCCGAGCCCGAAGCCCGAAACCCGAAAAACCCGAGCCCGAACCCATTTAGCCCGAAGCCCGATACCCAATGGGCTCCCGCGGGTATTGAATCGTGAAACCCGAATTAATTTCGGGCTTGTTCGGGTAGTAGGCCGCGGTACCCGAATTACCCGAATAGCCCGAA
The sequence above is drawn from the Panicum hallii strain FIL2 chromosome 7, PHallii_v3.1, whole genome shotgun sequence genome and encodes:
- the LOC112899563 gene encoding beta-hordothionin-like — its product is MGSKGLKSVIMCLLILGIILQVEGKSCCKSTLARNCYNICRRLRFPRPVCAKTCGCKFINGTICPPSFPKLNLLPNSGEPDAIEYCNLGCVSSMCDTMNEALEFVGEEEMKIDMERCSDACDRFCNGDTRIASVDA